A single Lactuca sativa cultivar Salinas chromosome 8, Lsat_Salinas_v11, whole genome shotgun sequence DNA region contains:
- the LOC128127878 gene encoding uncharacterized protein LOC128127878, whose translation MVRSIEEADKPAKRGKKNENQKEAPVSKPTKAQTPKKQKSDKASTSQAHPKKQKKPARRLILQYSSDSDSEYVPPKPKSAPTSESESESSNDEALGRGDTPPRSPTLEIPVRSHPPSPLPSNFDDDEPVTKRHLKAVNEKLDQLLSSSSSGAYSEAALMAVFSSVVTEYSASLSAATKAIEASTSQCQQASLAVDACTKKCKDATAKAAAKKNAQTVNASVEKLQRSLQSERSNLEAARQAIKAANESLHANVNDRLTQLEAELAVENRIMDELDRRSSQLKMQNYKLCTANAEVNDLKSEREVIRSSATDVHSILLHLLEAHDPIITITIRRHLADKLRPALDILSRIKGVPVTGVQPKQGERR comes from the exons atggttcgctccattgaagaggctgacaagccagcTAAAAGGGGCAAGAAGAATGAGAATCAGAAGGAGGCACCTGTTTCCAAACCAACCAAGGCGCAAACCCCCAAAAAGCAAAAGTCTGATAAGGCTTCTACATCACAGGCTCATCCTAAGAAGCAGAAGAAGCCCGCTAGGAGGCTTATCTTACAATATTCAAGTGATTCAGATTCAGAATATGTTCCTCCTAAACCTAAGAGTGCTCCTACTTCAGaatctgagagcgaaagctctAATGATGAGGCTTTGGGCCGAGGTGATACTCCGCCTCGCTCCCCTACCCTAGAAATTCCAGTTCGCTCTCACCCACCTTCACCTCTACCT AGTAACTTTGATGATGATGAGCCTGTTACAAAGCGTCATCTCAAGGCAGTGAATGAAAAGCTTGATCAACTGCTCTCATCCTCTTCCTCCGGAGCTTACTCTGAAGCTGCTTTAATGGCCGTGTTCTCATCTGTTGTTACAGAATACAGTGCCTCACTCTCTGCTGCAACTAAAGCCATTGAAGCCTCTACTTCACAGTGTCAACAAGCCTCACTTGCTGTTGATGCTTGTACTAAGAAGTGCAAggatgcgaccgcaaaa GCTGCTGCTAAGAAGAATGCTCAAACCGTCAATGCTTCGGTGGAGAAACTTCAACGGTCCCTTCAGTCTGAACGTTCCAACCTTGAAGCTGCACGCCAAGCAATTAAAGCTGCCAACGAGTCTCTACATGCTAATGTTAATGATCGTCTAACTCAACTTGAGGCAGAATTAGCTGTAGAGAATCGTATCATGGATGAGCTAGACAGGAGAAGCTCCCAGCTGAAAATGCAAAATTACAAGCTGTGTACTGCTAATGCTGAGGTCAACGACCTAAAGTCAGAAAGGGAGGTCATTCGGAGTTCTGCTActgatgttcactccatcctccttCATCTCCTTGAGGCTCACGATCCTATCATCACCATAACTATCAGGCGTCATCTGGCTGACAAACTCAGACCAgcattggacatccttagtcgtatcAAGGGTGTTCCAGTGACTGGTGTCCAGCCGAAACAAGGGGAGAGAAGGTAA